In Mytilus edulis chromosome 6, xbMytEdul2.2, whole genome shotgun sequence, the following proteins share a genomic window:
- the LOC139528445 gene encoding uncharacterized protein isoform X3 codes for MDLPCVQDRESPSISEANSLDDICFPTDEHEDDNISSPSSSFSRQNKRRRLSPRLNYNNYVSNSKYHIPQFVSSWKLYHAERLHIFYSKCYTETPNDLLNLLDKTIEPFSHQQKYYIERIKSFLKFESCEPGVSRSRSSVFLRDIYIRLEPVFGEIIKELRSIFEGGYKAKNSNPDYYHIDVLASYRVFEFIEELSILLKLFQDKYNQLQEVAETYYIPLCQSFAQMCHLKVQLT; via the exons ATGGATCTACCATGTGTACAGGATAGAGAATCTCCGTCAATTTCGGAGGCAAACAGTCTCGATGACATATGCTTTCCGACTGATGAGCACGAAGATGATAATATTTCTTCGCCATCTAGTTCATTCTCCAGGCAAAACAAGAGACGCAGGTTAAGTCCCAGGTTAAACTATAACAATTACGTTTCAAACTCAAAGTATCATATTCCACAATTCGTGTCTTCTTGGAAGTTATACCACGCTGAAAGATTACACATTTTTTATTCCAAGTGTTACACCGAAACTCCAAATGATTTACTTAATTTATTGGACAAGACAATTGAACCCTTTTCACATCAACAAAAGTATTATATTGAAAGAATtaaatcatttctaaaatttgaatCTTGTGAGCCTGGAGTATCCCGGAGCCGATCGAGTGTTTTTTTAAGGGACATATACATCAGATTGGAACCTGTATTTGGTGAAATTATCAAGGAGCTTCGTTCTATCTTTGAAGGAGGATACAAGGCTAAAAATTCAAATCCTGATTATTATCACAT aGATGTCTTGGCAAGTTATAGGGTATTTGAATTTATTGAAGAACTTTCAATCCTGCTAAAATTGTTTCAAGACAAATACAATCAATTGCAAGAGGTTGCTGAAACCTATTACATTCCTCTATGTCAAAGTTTTGCCCAGATGTGTCATTTAAAAGTGCA
- the LOC139528425 gene encoding cerebellin-3-like, which translates to MNTKMLQIHFSIMLLLQIGPVLSQENANHTETRLQRLEILLDRQQSINKELQTEISECKSMKDTKRQNPPTAVAFSTQLTTHLTGLGHHAAVIFDKVILDTTSSYNNGDGVFVVPISGFYVFTWTASVGMNDWQNTELVVNGTPYAYTQVDSGTGSDYGSGTQIVVLKVNKSDHVWIRTANIGSGVVDGNTFDTYSGWILFPME; encoded by the exons ATGAATACAAAAATGCTCCAGATTCACTTTTCGATTATGTTACTGTTGCAAATAGGACCAGTTCTGTCGCAGGAAAATGCCAATCACACAGAAACACGTCTACAGAGACTGGAGATACTTCTCGACAGACAACAGTCTATAAACAAGGAACTTCAAACGGAAATTAGCGAATGTAAATCGATGAAAG ATACGAAAAGACAAAATCCTCCAACTGCAGTGGCATTTTCAACACAACTAACAACACATTTAACTGGACTAGGCCATCATGCAGCAGTTATATTTGACAag GTTATACTGGATACAACGTCTTCGTACAATAATGGCGATGGTGTATTTGTAGTTCCTATTAGTGGTTTTTACGTATTTACTTGGACGGCATCGGTAGGAATGAATGATTGGCAAAATACAGAGTTGGTCGTAAACGGCACTCCATATGCATACACCCAAGTGGACTCAGGAACTGGTAGTGACTACGGTAGTGGTACACAAATTGTTGTCCTAAAG GTAAACAAAAGTGACCACGTATGGATCAGAACGGCGAATATAGGAAGCGGAGTCGTGGACGGCAACACATTTGATACATATTCGGGCTGGATTTTGTTTCCAATGGAATAA